The proteins below are encoded in one region of Apium graveolens cultivar Ventura chromosome 4, ASM990537v1, whole genome shotgun sequence:
- the LOC141720274 gene encoding uncharacterized protein LOC141720274: MDRSWLKADRRTKQFKKGVEDLLLCAFENGFSENKICCPCIKCAHSKYWHARKVRDHLFLNGIDQAYKCWIWHGECNTEGGEPTTKGTGSSESVDQIPVGRNDDVSLDSSEMFNHIQSEYEPLYPGCEGYTKMKALVKFYNLKAKYEISDTCFSEMLLLVGSMLPQGNTFPSSFSEAKKSLCALGMEYEKIHVCLNDCLLYRGERDEDETKCRICQASRWKLNKKGDELEGIPAKVLWYFPLIPHLRNLFNSPQTSKDLTWHDRERLNDGKLDTLLMHKHGRKSMQGGQTFLQILETYG; the protein is encoded by the coding sequence atGGACAGGTCTTGGTTAAAGGCAGATAGAAGAACAAAACAATTCAAAAAAGGAGTCGAGGATTTGTTGTTGTGTGCATTTGAGAACGGAtttagtgaaaataaaatatGTTGTCCATGTATAAAATGCGCACATAGTAAATATTGGCATGCTCGAAAAGTAAGGGACCATCTTTTTCTCAATGGTATCGATCAAGCATACAAGTGTTGGATTTGGCACGGAGAGTGCAATACAGAAGGAGGTGAGCCTACCACTAAAGGGACGGGTAGTTCAGAATCGGTAGATCAAATCCCAGTCGGTAGAAATGATGATGTATCCCTGGACTCCTCGGAAATGTTTAACCATATTCAATCTGAATATGAACCTCTTTATCCAGGATGTGAAGGATACACTAAGATGAAGGCTTTGGTAAAGTTTTATAACTTGAAAGCAAAATACGAAATATCTGATACTTGCTTCTCTGAAATGCTACTTTTGGTCGGGTCTATGCTTCCACAAGGCAACACATTTCCTTCTTCATTCAGTGAAGCTAAAAAAAGCTTGTGTGCCTTGGGAATGGAGTATGAAAAAATACACGTATGTCTGAATGATTGTTTACTATACCGTGGAGAGAGAGATGAAGATGAGACGAAGTGCCGCATTTGTCAGGCCTCTCGATGGAAGTTAAACAAAAAAGGAGATGAATTGGAAGGGATTCCTGCCAAGGTTTTATGGTATTTTCCATTAATACCACATCTGAGGAATTTGTTCAACTCACCTCAAACATCTAAGGACTTGACTTGGCATGACAGAGAAAGGTTAAATGATGGTAAATTAGACACCCTGCTGATGCACAAACATGGAAGGAAGTCGATGCAAGGTGGCCAGACTTTTCTTCAGATCCTAGAAACTTACGGTTAG